One Thermoflexus hugenholtzii JAD2 DNA window includes the following coding sequences:
- the mntA gene encoding type VII toxin-antitoxin system MntA family adenylyltransferase antitoxin → MSSPNDRTLEARLERAKEILAAHGVEFALLFGSFARGTARPWSDLDVAVYISEDVHAHMSALDLGRLAAELEIALGRSVDLLVLNTALERRPALTHRVLAEGRLFFCKDHERFVAFRARAIQRYLDTAFLRAMVQQAFEERLRTGRLAEEPPHEPRE, encoded by the coding sequence ATGAGCAGCCCAAACGATAGGACGCTGGAGGCTCGCCTGGAGCGGGCGAAGGAGATCCTCGCCGCCCATGGGGTGGAGTTCGCTTTGCTCTTCGGATCCTTTGCCCGGGGCACGGCGAGGCCGTGGAGCGATCTGGATGTGGCCGTGTATATTTCCGAGGACGTCCATGCTCATATGTCGGCGCTCGATTTGGGACGGCTCGCTGCGGAGCTGGAGATCGCCCTGGGCCGGAGTGTGGATCTTCTGGTTCTGAACACGGCCCTGGAGCGCCGTCCCGCCCTCACGCATCGGGTGCTCGCGGAGGGCCGCTTGTTTTTCTGCAAAGATCACGAACGGTTTGTGGCTTTCCGGGCGCGGGCGATCCAGCGCTATCTGGATACGGCCTTCCTGCGCGCCATGGTTCAGCAGGCCTTTGAGGAGCGTCTTCGAACCGGCCGTCTTGCCGAGGAGCCGCCCCATGAACCCCGTGAATGA
- a CDS encoding enoyl-CoA hydratase/isomerase family protein — protein sequence MLRITREGGLALWTVDRPHRRNAMDWATMETFARAVEEACADPTLRVVILTGAEGAFLSGADLYELSSYRTEADGRRLSTLMGEALRRMETAPWISIAAINGPARGGGAEVALACDLRVMAEDADLAFVQITWALPPGWGGGQRLRRRVGLGRAMELLLTARRIGASEALQLGLVERIAPAGQALAVARALAEEILQWDAEAVRAVKALLREGEEMPYEAALAAERERFARLWAAPAHWAAKARFLNRRSM from the coding sequence ATGTTGCGGATCACCCGCGAGGGCGGCCTGGCCCTCTGGACAGTGGATCGGCCCCATCGGCGCAACGCGATGGATTGGGCCACGATGGAGACCTTCGCCCGGGCGGTGGAGGAGGCCTGCGCGGATCCGACGCTGCGGGTGGTGATCCTCACCGGCGCGGAGGGGGCGTTCCTCTCAGGGGCGGATCTATACGAGTTAAGCAGCTACCGCACCGAGGCGGACGGCCGGCGGCTCTCGACGCTGATGGGAGAGGCGTTGCGCCGGATGGAGACGGCGCCCTGGATCAGCATCGCGGCCATCAACGGCCCCGCCCGGGGGGGCGGGGCGGAGGTGGCCCTGGCCTGCGATCTGCGGGTGATGGCGGAGGACGCGGACCTGGCCTTCGTGCAGATCACATGGGCCCTCCCGCCCGGATGGGGCGGCGGGCAGCGGCTGCGGCGGCGGGTGGGGCTCGGCCGCGCCATGGAGCTGCTCCTGACCGCCCGACGCATCGGGGCTTCGGAGGCGCTGCAGCTGGGCCTGGTGGAACGCATCGCACCAGCCGGCCAGGCCCTCGCCGTCGCCCGGGCGCTGGCCGAGGAGATCCTCCAATGGGACGCGGAGGCCGTGCGGGCGGTCAAGGCCCTGCTGCGGGAGGGGGAGGAGATGCCCTACGAGGCCGCCCTGGCGGCAGAGCGGGAGCGCTTCGCCCGCCTCTGGGCCGCCCCCGCCCACTGGGCCGCCAAAGCGCGTTTCCTGAACCGGCGAAGTATGTAG
- a CDS encoding aminopeptidase: MSDPRLEKWARVLVDYATAVKPGDKVALRGTPAAAPLLLTLYRQVLERGAYPHLLVSLPGAAEIFYRVAEDHQLTFVSPIDRLVVETFDVLISVLSETNTRSLSTVDPARQAKASAARRDLTRTYMERAARGELRWVLTLYPTEAYAQEAEMSLQEFEDFVYEAGWLNDEDPVARWQEQAAFQARLVEWLKGRRRVYIRGPNADLVLGIEGRTFISADGRHNFPDGEIFTGPEETVTEGWVRFTYPALYGGREVDGVELVFEGGRVVKATAKKNEAFLHRMLETDEGARRLGELGIGTNFAIRRFTRNILFDEKLGGTFHLALGAAYPETGGTNQSAIHWDLICDLKEGEIVVDGEVLYRDGKFMIG; the protein is encoded by the coding sequence ATGAGCGATCCGCGTCTGGAGAAGTGGGCCCGGGTGCTGGTGGACTACGCCACGGCGGTGAAGCCGGGGGACAAGGTGGCTCTCCGGGGCACCCCGGCCGCCGCTCCCTTGCTCCTCACCCTCTACCGGCAGGTCCTGGAGCGAGGGGCCTATCCCCACCTGCTGGTCTCCCTCCCGGGGGCGGCCGAGATCTTCTACCGGGTGGCGGAGGATCATCAGCTCACCTTTGTCTCTCCCATCGACCGGTTGGTGGTCGAGACCTTCGACGTCCTGATCAGCGTGCTCAGCGAGACCAACACCCGCTCCCTGAGCACGGTGGATCCGGCCCGTCAGGCGAAGGCCTCCGCGGCCCGCCGGGATCTCACCCGCACCTATATGGAGCGGGCCGCCCGGGGGGAGCTGCGCTGGGTCCTCACCCTCTACCCTACCGAGGCCTACGCGCAGGAGGCGGAGATGAGCCTCCAGGAGTTCGAGGACTTCGTCTACGAGGCAGGCTGGCTCAACGACGAAGATCCCGTCGCCCGCTGGCAGGAGCAGGCGGCCTTCCAGGCGCGCCTGGTGGAATGGCTGAAGGGCCGCCGTCGGGTCTACATCCGCGGCCCGAACGCGGACCTGGTGCTGGGGATCGAGGGGCGAACTTTCATCAGCGCCGACGGCCGCCACAACTTCCCCGACGGCGAGATCTTCACCGGCCCCGAGGAGACCGTTACCGAAGGCTGGGTCCGCTTCACCTACCCCGCCCTCTACGGCGGCCGGGAGGTCGACGGCGTGGAGCTAGTCTTCGAGGGCGGGCGGGTGGTGAAGGCCACGGCCAAAAAGAACGAGGCCTTCCTCCACCGCATGCTGGAGACCGACGAGGGCGCCCGGCGGCTGGGGGAGCTGGGCATCGGCACGAATTTCGCCATCCGCCGCTTCACCCGCAACATCCTCTTCGACGAGAAGCTCGGCGGCACCTTCCACCTCGCCCTGGGCGCCGCCTATCCCGAGACCGGAGGGACCAACCAGTCCGCCATCCACTGGGACCTGATCTGTGATCTGAAAGAAGGAGAGATCGTGGTGGATGGCGAGGTCCTCTATCGGGATGGGAAGTTCATGATCGGATAA
- a CDS encoding DUF3109 family protein, translating into MTIEIRGIRVDPRLLEPRPVQRCGPAYCRGRCCAYGVWVRVEQRDEILRHAELVQRVLPPDRRDPSRWFDPEPEWDDTPPAGYWVGTTVIENPNHPVGQSCIFLLDDGRCGLQVAAVEAGMHPWALKPFHCALYPLTLWEGQLILDDENELYAEASCQQPAETARPLFLVFDQEVKWVLGEEGFQTLLDLYRARYGAEGSPESGSV; encoded by the coding sequence ATGACCATCGAGATCCGTGGGATTCGGGTGGATCCCCGGTTGCTGGAGCCCCGGCCGGTGCAGCGGTGCGGCCCCGCCTACTGCCGGGGGCGCTGCTGCGCCTATGGGGTGTGGGTGCGGGTGGAGCAGCGGGATGAGATCCTCCGCCACGCCGAGCTCGTCCAGCGGGTCCTGCCGCCGGACCGCCGGGATCCGAGCCGCTGGTTCGATCCGGAGCCCGAATGGGATGACACGCCGCCCGCGGGTTACTGGGTGGGGACCACGGTCATCGAAAACCCCAACCATCCGGTCGGTCAGTCGTGCATCTTCCTGCTGGACGACGGCCGCTGCGGCCTGCAGGTGGCGGCCGTAGAGGCCGGCATGCATCCTTGGGCCCTCAAGCCCTTCCACTGCGCCCTCTACCCCCTCACCCTGTGGGAAGGTCAGCTGATCCTGGATGACGAGAACGAGCTCTACGCGGAGGCCTCCTGCCAGCAGCCCGCCGAGACGGCCCGTCCGCTGTTTCTGGTCTTCGATCAGGAGGTGAAGTGGGTGCTGGGGGAGGAGGGCTTTCAGACCCTTCTGGATCTGTATCGCGCCCGTTATGGAGCCGAAGGATCTCCTGAGTCTGGAAGCGTATGA
- the queA gene encoding tRNA preQ1(34) S-adenosylmethionine ribosyltransferase-isomerase QueA, whose protein sequence is MEPKDLLSLEAYDYELPPDRIAQEPVEPRDASRLMVVDRATGRIEHRIFREIVAYLRPGDLLVFNDTRVIPARLFAMKPTGGRVELLLVRRVAADRWWAMVRGRGVRPGLRLQLLSGNQPIDLHAEVEAEGEGPLRLLRFSVPPEGWLERLGVIPLPPYIRKPLHDPERYQTVYARAPGSVAAPTAGLHFTPELLARLREHGVRFAFVTLHISLDTFRPIETPDVREHKLHREWCILSPETAEQINRTRLEGGRIVAVGTTVVRVLETAARYGLGCSPEDVCPWRTVGPFEGETDLYIYPGFTFRAVDALITNFHLPRSTLLLLVAAFMGYDLMRRAYQTAIAEGYRFYSFGDAMLIL, encoded by the coding sequence ATGGAGCCGAAGGATCTCCTGAGTCTGGAAGCGTATGATTATGAGCTGCCGCCCGACCGCATCGCCCAGGAGCCCGTCGAGCCTCGGGACGCCTCGCGGCTGATGGTGGTGGACCGGGCGACCGGGAGGATCGAGCACCGGATCTTCCGCGAGATCGTAGCGTATCTGCGGCCGGGGGATCTGCTGGTGTTCAACGACACCCGGGTGATCCCGGCCCGCCTGTTCGCCATGAAGCCTACCGGCGGTCGGGTGGAGCTCCTGCTGGTGCGGCGGGTGGCGGCGGATCGCTGGTGGGCGATGGTGCGGGGTCGGGGCGTCCGCCCGGGCCTGCGCTTGCAGCTGCTCTCCGGCAACCAGCCCATCGATCTCCACGCCGAGGTGGAGGCCGAGGGCGAGGGTCCGCTCCGCCTGCTCCGCTTCTCGGTCCCTCCGGAGGGCTGGCTGGAACGGCTGGGCGTGATCCCCCTCCCCCCTTACATCCGAAAGCCCCTCCACGACCCGGAGCGCTACCAGACCGTCTATGCCCGGGCGCCCGGCTCCGTGGCCGCCCCGACGGCCGGGCTGCACTTCACCCCCGAGCTCCTGGCCCGCCTGCGGGAGCACGGCGTCCGCTTCGCCTTCGTCACCCTCCACATCAGTCTGGACACCTTCCGTCCCATCGAGACCCCGGATGTCCGGGAGCACAAGCTGCACCGGGAGTGGTGCATCTTGTCCCCGGAGACGGCGGAGCAGATCAACCGGACCCGGCTGGAGGGCGGGCGCATCGTGGCGGTGGGCACCACCGTGGTGCGGGTCCTGGAGACCGCCGCCCGTTACGGCCTGGGTTGCTCCCCGGAGGATGTCTGCCCCTGGCGGACGGTGGGGCCTTTCGAGGGGGAGACCGATCTTTACATCTATCCCGGGTTCACCTTCCGCGCCGTCGACGCCCTCATCACCAACTTCCATCTCCCTCGCTCCACGCTGCTCCTGCTGGTGGCTGCCTTCATGGGCTATGATCTCATGCGCCGGGCCTATCAGACGGCCATCGCCGAAGGCTATCGGTTCTATTCCTTCGGCGACGCTATGCTGATCCTGTGA
- the sfsA gene encoding DNA/RNA nuclease SfsA: MRWPPLIPAVFLRRLNRFAVEVRLGRRRTQAHLPNSGRLHELLIPGYPMWLARREGPRRTRYDVQLVALPDGTLVSADARVPNALFREAWAEGRLAPFRRYIRLLPEPPLGEGRVDFRLEGPEGLAYVEVKSVTLVEDGCGLFPDAPTERGRRHLSALQAAYAAGAQAFIVFIVQRPDARAFRPHDAADPAFGRMLRAVVAGGVQALAYRCTVSIEEIRLAEAIPVIL, translated from the coding sequence ATGCGCTGGCCGCCCTTGATCCCCGCGGTGTTCCTGCGACGTCTGAATCGCTTCGCGGTGGAGGTGCGCCTCGGCCGGCGCCGGACACAGGCCCATCTGCCCAACTCCGGCCGCCTGCACGAGCTGCTCATCCCGGGATACCCGATGTGGCTGGCCCGCCGGGAGGGCCCGCGGCGCACCCGCTACGATGTCCAGCTCGTGGCCCTCCCGGACGGCACCTTGGTCTCCGCGGACGCCCGGGTTCCCAATGCCCTGTTCCGGGAGGCCTGGGCCGAAGGGCGGTTGGCGCCTTTCCGCCGCTACATCCGTCTGCTCCCGGAGCCCCCTCTGGGGGAGGGCCGGGTGGACTTCCGCCTGGAGGGTCCGGAGGGCCTGGCTTATGTGGAGGTGAAAAGCGTCACTCTGGTCGAGGATGGCTGCGGCCTCTTCCCGGATGCTCCCACGGAGCGGGGGCGGCGCCATCTCTCCGCGCTCCAGGCAGCCTACGCGGCGGGCGCCCAGGCCTTCATCGTCTTCATCGTGCAGCGGCCGGACGCCCGGGCCTTCCGCCCCCACGACGCGGCGGACCCCGCCTTCGGGCGGATGCTGCGGGCGGTCGTGGCCGGAGGGGTGCAGGCCCTGGCCTACCGGTGCACGGTCTCCATTGAGGAGATCCGGCTGGCCGAGGCCATCCCGGTGATCCTGTGA
- a CDS encoding GNAT family N-acetyltransferase produces the protein MSTERAHPSGVPDPAGKPYRVRGVWLDRFRYRWFGMLEVEGEDGRLRLPMTGTIAQWFRPGEEVWVALGAGADPQALTFDAYALWRAVDGEWIPVWPMYQASFVLERSSPLSTAPLYRYAVRAREAGLESDFEAIVDLEQHHYASEAEILARWWCPEDRIWAEANARPQCPRCRRPMRFGDLKDATRASRFLVLTLEERMPYEPLYIGYVRIDPPIPLMHRRLPDGSVQPHFRQAIFPPEWFEPPFWPERYEEELQRERPELTPFDLWWESQEIALRVCDTRVARLARVVVHPDYRADGLGQLALRAAIAWIRERRIPEMRRPKVLLETIAQMARYNPFMERAGFRYLGDTASGRPVLVYPLTEEAQPYLERFYETDPVARAHRGRLYRPAFRPVEPLAGPIRLRHVTYRYESLLRLAGVARPVQEVLEAFGVQERAIQKIVLKDVSLTIHPQQVVALIGASGAGKTTLLRLLLGAAARRGEAPLPRGAIRALYALQAGSIEVPENIRAAAYLPGEVEPEFGEETLLEALYRRTGDEVLAIEVLNVAGIADAVLYRARFSELSTGQKERARIAYLLAARPNLLLIDEFAAHLDPAMALRVARKVAALCRAHGITLIAATHRPEVLQGLEPDLTVLIGYGLFRVLPRSGEPEAPAG, from the coding sequence GTGTCGACGGAGCGCGCGCATCCATCCGGCGTCCCGGATCCTGCGGGGAAGCCCTATCGGGTTCGGGGCGTCTGGCTCGATCGCTTCCGATACCGCTGGTTCGGCATGCTGGAGGTGGAGGGGGAGGACGGGCGGCTTCGCCTGCCGATGACCGGGACCATCGCCCAGTGGTTCCGCCCGGGGGAGGAGGTGTGGGTGGCCCTGGGCGCAGGGGCGGATCCCCAGGCCCTGACCTTCGATGCCTACGCCCTGTGGCGTGCGGTCGACGGGGAGTGGATCCCGGTCTGGCCCATGTATCAGGCTTCCTTCGTCCTGGAACGCTCCTCCCCGCTTTCGACGGCGCCTCTGTATCGCTATGCCGTGCGGGCCCGGGAGGCCGGCCTGGAGTCGGACTTCGAGGCCATCGTCGATCTGGAGCAGCATCACTATGCCTCTGAGGCCGAGATCCTGGCCCGCTGGTGGTGCCCGGAGGATCGGATCTGGGCGGAGGCCAACGCCCGGCCCCAGTGCCCCCGCTGTCGCCGCCCCATGCGCTTCGGCGACCTCAAGGACGCCACCCGGGCCTCCCGCTTTCTGGTGTTGACCCTGGAGGAGCGCATGCCTTATGAGCCCCTTTACATCGGATACGTGCGGATCGATCCGCCGATCCCTCTGATGCACCGCCGCCTGCCCGATGGCTCCGTCCAGCCCCATTTTCGGCAGGCCATCTTCCCCCCCGAATGGTTCGAGCCTCCCTTCTGGCCGGAGCGCTATGAAGAGGAGCTGCAGCGGGAGCGGCCGGAGCTCACCCCCTTCGACCTGTGGTGGGAATCCCAGGAGATCGCCCTGCGGGTCTGCGATACCCGGGTGGCCCGCCTGGCGCGGGTGGTGGTCCATCCGGATTACCGGGCGGATGGGTTGGGGCAGCTGGCCTTGCGAGCCGCCATCGCCTGGATCCGGGAGCGGCGGATCCCGGAGATGCGTCGTCCCAAGGTGCTTCTGGAAACCATCGCTCAGATGGCCCGTTACAACCCGTTTATGGAGCGGGCGGGCTTCCGCTATCTCGGCGACACCGCCTCCGGGCGGCCGGTGCTGGTCTACCCGCTAACGGAGGAGGCGCAGCCTTACCTGGAGCGGTTCTATGAAACCGACCCGGTCGCCCGGGCCCATCGCGGGCGGCTCTACCGTCCGGCCTTCCGGCCGGTGGAGCCGCTGGCCGGCCCTATTCGCCTGCGGCATGTGACCTATCGCTATGAAAGCCTTCTGCGCCTGGCCGGGGTGGCGCGCCCGGTGCAGGAGGTGCTGGAGGCCTTTGGCGTTCAGGAGCGGGCGATCCAGAAGATCGTGCTGAAGGATGTATCCCTGACCATCCACCCCCAACAGGTGGTGGCATTGATTGGCGCGTCCGGGGCGGGGAAAACCACCTTGCTGCGCTTGCTGCTGGGGGCGGCGGCCCGGCGGGGGGAGGCCCCGCTGCCCCGTGGGGCGATCCGCGCCCTGTATGCCCTGCAGGCGGGGAGCATCGAGGTGCCGGAGAACATCCGGGCGGCCGCGTATCTGCCGGGCGAGGTGGAGCCGGAGTTCGGGGAGGAGACCCTGCTGGAAGCCCTGTATCGGCGGACAGGGGATGAGGTGCTGGCCATCGAGGTCCTGAACGTGGCGGGGATCGCCGACGCGGTGCTCTACCGGGCGCGCTTCTCCGAGCTCTCCACCGGGCAGAAGGAGCGGGCGCGGATCGCCTACCTGCTGGCGGCGCGGCCGAACCTGCTGCTCATCGACGAGTTCGCCGCCCATCTGGATCCGGCGATGGCGCTGCGGGTGGCCCGTAAGGTGGCGGCTCTGTGCCGTGCCCACGGCATCACCCTGATCGCCGCCACTCACCGCCCGGAGGTCCTCCAGGGCCTGGAGCCCGACCTCACTGTCCTCATCGGCTATGGTCTCTTTCGGGTCCTCCCGCGCTCCGGAGAACCGGAGGCGCCAGCCGGGTGA